A stretch of the Lolium perenne isolate Kyuss_39 chromosome 3, Kyuss_2.0, whole genome shotgun sequence genome encodes the following:
- the LOC139837839 gene encoding secreted RxLR effector protein 161-like: MECRQKLKINDDSGEVDKTLYRSVIGSLRYLVNTRPDIAVAVGVASRFMESPTASHWALVKQIYRYVQGTLSYGCRYKKGEGEPVLLGYNDSDHAGDLDDRNSAVLSSSLATTL; this comes from the coding sequence ATGGAATGTCGTCAGAAACTGAAGATAAATGATGACAGTGGAGAGGTGGACAAGACACTCTACAGAAGTGTGATAGGAAGCCTCAGATACTTGGTCAACACCAGGCCTGATATTGCAGTAGCTGTGGGAGTGGCCAGCAGATTCATGGAGAGCCCCACTGCATCACATTGGGCACTGGTCAAGCAGATCTACAGATATGTGCAAGGAACACTCTCATATGGGTGCAGATACAAGAAGGGAGAAGGAGAACCTGTGCTGTTGGGCTACAACGACAGTGACCACGCTGGAGATCTTGATGATCGCAACAGCGCGGTGTTGTCTTCTTCCTTGGCAACAACACTGTGA
- the LOC127340795 gene encoding uncharacterized protein: MARRRSPRPRPQIQASRDAAGVIRRRSPRLHPQTQVSEEGAGVTPRRSPRLHRHIQANVKGAGVIGRRRRRRRGSSPAATASLPDGDDMLREIFLRLPPQPSSLPRASAVCKQWRRIVADPKFHRQFYAHHRKPPLLGVFLRGGKEEGIVFNPILDPPDRIPPRRLSLELPSNRDDHDLLNCHHILSNHDDHDLLSCRHGLVLVKECVSGEVIVCDPITGKQRRVAVPPVFKWDHLWGVVLCAAGDQGHVHGSCHSSPFKVVLLSLFRQDRQSLACVYSSEAGEWGDLILGEGPYYIQNFTAYATLVGNVLYWSFNGNCILEFDLGRQNLAATAGPPITPDFYYGDSQIIHAEDGSVGFAILAHSRFRMWQRNVNCQGVATWVPWKTIEMCNILGLSLQTWEQMTWMGYDEDNDVIFLYVGPNVYSVQLKSMESKIIYETNWISEIHPFTSFYTTGTSIDGGSNPAEMLHGTSDACLV, translated from the exons ATGGCACGCCGCCGCAGCCCGCGCCCCCGTCCTCAAATCCAGGCCAGTCGGGACGCCGCTGGAGTGATCCGCCGCCGCAGCCCGCGCCTCCATCCACAAACCCAGGTGAGTGAGGAAGGAGCCGGGGTGACACCCCGCCGCAGCCCGCGCCTCCATCGCCATATCCAAGCGAACGTGAAGGGCGCCGGAGTGATCGGCCGACGCCGCCGCCGTAGGCGTGGCAGCTCGCCCGCGGCTACTGCCTCCCTGCCGGACGGCGACGACATGCTGCGGGAGATTTTCCTCCGTCTCCCGCCGCAGCCGTCCTCCCTCCCGCGCGCATCCGCCGTATGCAAGCAATGGCGGCGCATCGTCGCCGACCCCAAGTTCCACCGCCAGTTCTATGCACACCACCGGAAGCCGCCCCTGCTCGGCGTCTTCCTGCGGGGGGGAAAAGAGGAAGGTATCGTGTTCAACCCCATCCTTGACCCTCCCGACCGCATCCCCCCTCGACGCTTGTCCCTTGAACTCCCCAGCAACCGCGACGATCACGATTTGCTCAACTGCCACCACATACTCAGCAACCACGACGATCACGATTTGCTCAGCTGCCGCCACGGTCTCGTCCTCGTCAAAGAGTGTGTGAGCGGCGAGGTCATTGTGTGCGACCCCATCACCGGGAAGCAGCGCCGAGTCGCCGTACCGCCGGTGTTCAAGTGGGACCACTTATGGGGGGTGGTTCTCTGCGCTGCTGGTGACCAGGGCCACGTGCACGGCAGCTGCCACTCGAGCCCATTCAAGGTGGTCTTGTTGTCCTTGTTCAGACAAGATAGGCAATCTCTCGCCTGTGTCTACTCCTCGGAGGCTGGAGAATGGGGCGATCTCATATTAGGAGAGGGTCCATATTACATTCAAAATTTTACTGCATATGCAACCCTAGTTGGTAATGTCCTTTACTGGTCGTTCAACGGTAATTGCATACTTGAGTTTGATTTGGGTCGACAGAACCTAGCTGCAACTGCGGGGCCTCCTATTACACCTGATTTCTACTATGGTGATTCTCAAATCATCCATGCTGAGGATGGCTCTGTTGGATTCGCCATATTGGCTCATTCCCGCTTCCGAATGTGGCAGAGAAATGTCAATTGTCAAGGCGTTGCTACATGGGTGCCTTGGAAGACCATTGAAATGTGTAACATTCTTGGGCTCTCTCTTCAGACATGGGAACAGATGACATGGATGGGGTATGATGAGGATAATGATGTGATATTTTTATATGTCGGCCCCAATGTCTATTCGGTTCAACTTAAGTCTATGGAATCAAAGATAATTTACGAAACCAATTGGATCAGTGAAATTCATCCTTTCACCAGTTTCTATACAACAG GAACATCCATTGATGGTGGGTCTAATCCAGCTGAAATGCTGCATGGTACATCGGATGCTTGTCTAGTTTGA
- the LOC127340797 gene encoding uncharacterized protein: MTRRRSLRLRPQIQASQDGAGMAIRRSPRLRPQIHAGEQGAGVTHRRSPRLHPQIQANGDGAGVTRRIRRRRGTSPASPTSLPDDDDMLREILIRLPPLPSSLMRASAVCGRWRLLVTDPKFIRSFRAHHRKPPLLGVFEISDQGIVFNPILDTPDRIPPQRFSLGRYTGICELLDCHHGRVLVKDWAWEEILVFDPITRQPHSVAVPPDLGFPFLHGAVLCADGDQGHVHGGCYLSPFKVVMVSVHSQGTRACVYSSETGICGNLISTEAPCEDIGKSAVLVGNCLYWLSIGEVIVKFDLDEHSLTVIRGPSVTNYIPYDNRQIIEVEDSTVGFAICDCSCFQMWQMNVNGHGATWVPWRTVEFHTILGFPPRIEGQVDMKGYDEDTGAFFIYVNSDVYMVQLKSRQSNRLPWTHHFSSYHPFRSFYTPGTAIVGGSNGAEFLHNSYDDWQV, encoded by the exons ATGACCCGCCGCCGCAGCCTGCGCCTCCGTCCTCAAATCCAGGCGAGTCAGGATGGCGCCGGAATGGCCATCCGCCGCAGCCCGCGCCTCCGTCCCCAGATCCACGCGGGTGAGCAGGGCGCCGGAGTGACACACCGCCGCAGCCCGCGCCTCCATCCCCAAATCCAGGCGAATGGGGATGGCGCCGGAGTGACCCGCCGCATCCGTCGCCGCCGCGGCACCTCTCCGGCGTCGCCTACCTCCCTGCCGGACGACGACGACATGCTCCGGGAGATCCTCATCCGTCTCCCGCCACTGCCATCCTCCCTCATGCGTGCATCAGCCGTCTGCGGGCGCTGGCGGCTCCTCGTCACCGACCCTAAGTTCATCCGCAGCTtccgcgcccaccaccggaagccgCCACTTCTGGGCGTCTTCGAGATCAGCGACCAGGGGATCGTGTTCAACCCCATCCTCGACACTCCCGACCGCATACCTCCTCAGCGCTTCTCCCTTGGACGCTACACCGGCATCTGCGAATTGCTCGATTGCCACCACGGTCGCGTTCTCGTCAAAGACTGGGCGTGGGAAGAGATCCTTGTTTTTGATCCCATCACCCGCCAACCGCACAGTGTGGCCGTTCCTCCAGATTTAGGTTTCCCCTTCCTTCACGGGGCTGTGCTCTGCGCTGACGGTGATCAGGGCCACGTGCACGGAGGCTGCTACCTGAGCCCCTTCAAGGTGGTCATGGTGTCTGTGCACAGCCAGGGTACTCGAGCCTGTGTTTACTCCTCAGAGACTGGCATATGTGGCAATCTCATCTCAACAGAGGCTCCGTGTGAGGATATTGGTAAATCTGCAGTCCTTGTTGGTAACTGCCTTTACTGGCTGTCCATCGGTGAAGTTATTGTGAAGTTTGATTTGGATGAGCACAGCCTAACTGTGATCAGGGGCCCTTCCGTTACAAATTATATTCCCTATGACAACCGTCAGATCATCGAGGTTGAGGATAGCACTGTTGGCTTCGCCATATGCGATTGCTCATGTTTCCAAATGTGGCAGATGAATGTCAATGGCCATGGTGCCACATGGGTGCCGTGGAGGACCGTTGAATTTCATACCATTCTTGGATTCCCTCCTCGGATTGAAGGACAGGTGGATATGAAGGGATATGATGAGGACACTGGTGCGTTCTTCATATATGTGAACTCTGATGTATACATGGTTCAGCTCAAGTCTAGGCAATCCAACAGACTTCCTTGGACTCATCATTTCTCTTCCTACCATCCTTTCAGAAGCTTCTATACACCAG GCACAGCAATTGTCGGTGGTTCTAATGGAGCTGAATTTTTGCATAATTCTTATGATGACTGGCAGGTTTGA
- the LOC127339094 gene encoding galactinol synthase 2-like, with the protein MEAKAARKSGAYVTFLAGDGDYWKGVVGLAKGLRAVKSAYPLVVAVLPDVPAAHRRSLVDQGCVIREIQPVLPPEGSLTQFARAYYVVNYSKLRIWEFVEYERMVYLDADIQVYGNIDHLFDLDTGRFYAVKDCFCEKTWGHTPQHKIGYCQQRPDKVSWPEKELGPPPPLYFNAGMFVHEPSLATAKDLLDRLAVTPPTPFAEQDFLNMFFRDMYEPISSAYNLVLPMLWRHPENVELGEVKVVHYCASGAKPWRYTGEEPNMDREEIKMLVKRWSDVYNDETLDYSYKGAPVAGDDLDAALAEAAGGIKYFPASSAA; encoded by the exons ATGGAGGCGAAGGCGGCGAGGAAGAGCGGGGCGTACGTGACGTTCCTGGCCGGCGACGGCGACTACTGGAAGGGCGTGGTCGGTCTGGCCAAGGGGCTCCGCGCCGTGAAGTCGGCCTACCCGCTCGTCGTGGCCGTGCTCCCCGACGTGCCCGCCGCGCACCGCCGCTCCCTCGTCGACCAGGGCTGCGTCATCCGCGAGATCCAGCCCGTGCTCCCGCCGGAAGGCAGCCTCACCCAGTTCGCCAGGGCTTACTACGTCGTTAACTACTCCAAGCTCCGCATCTGGGAG TTTGTGGAGTACGAGAGGATGGTGTACCTGGACGCGGACATCCAGGTGTACGGCAACATCGACCACCTCTTCGACCTCGACACCGGCCGCTTCTACGCCGTCAAGGACTGTTTCTGCGAGAAGACGTGGGGTCACACGCCGCAGCACAAGATCGGGTACTGCCAGCAGCGCCCCGACAAAGTGTCATGGCCGGAGAAGGAGCtcggcccgccgccgccgctctacTTCAACGCGGGCATGTTCGTGCACGAGCCCAGCCTCGCCACCGCCAAGGACCTCCTCGATAGGCTCGCCGTCACGCCCCCAACGCCCTTCGCCGAGCAG GACTTTCTGAACATGTTCTTCCGGGACATGTACGAGCCGATCTCGTCGGCATACAACCTGGTGCTGCCGATGCTGTGGCGGCACCCTGAGAACGTGGAGCTCGGCGAGGTTAAGGTCGTGCACTACTGCGCCTCG GGTGCGAAGCCGTGGAGGTACACCGGGGAAGAGCCGAACATGGACAGGGAAGAGATCAAGATGTTGGTGAAGAGGTGGTCGGACGTGTACAACGACGAGACCCTCGACTACAGCTACAAGGGCGCCCCCGTCGCCGGCGATGACCTGGACGCGGCTCTCGCCGAGGCTGCTGGCGGCATCAAGTACTTCCCCGCCTCTTCGGCCGCGTAA